In Methanocella paludicola SANAE, the sequence GGCGAACATCCCATTAACAAGAAACGTGTTCGGGAAGGCAAAAACCCGGCCAACTCCATCTGGCCGTGGGGCCAGGGGAGGGCCCCCGCCATGCCCAAATTCATGGAAAAGTATGGCCTGAAGGGCTCCGTGATATCGGCGGTCGACCTCATCAAGGGCCTCGGCGTCTCGGCGGGTCTCGAGGTCATCGAGGTGCCCGGAGCGACGGGATATTTCGATACCGATTATCGTGCAAAGGCACGCTATGCGCTGGAGTCCCTCGAGAAGAACGACTTCGTCTTCATCCACGTCGAGGCGCCTGACGAGGCGGGGCACGAGGGAATGGTCAGGGAGAAGGTAAAGGCCATCGAGGACCTGGACAGTAAGGTCGTGGGCCCGATGCTTGAGGGCATGCGTAAGTTCGGCGATTTCCGCCTCATGGTGTGCCCTGACCACCCGACCCCCCTTTCTATCAAGACTCATGCCCGGGACCCCGTCCCATACATAATATATGACTCCGGGAGGACGGGTAAGCCTGCTGAAGCCTATGACGAAAAAACAATGAAGGACGGACTCTTTATAAAAGATGGCTACCGGCTGATGGACCTATTCATCAATGACAGGCTATAGTGGTACTATGGAACGCGTGCGTGTCAGGGCATCGGCGACTTCGGCCAACCTCGGGGCGGGGTTCGACGTGCTCGGCCTGGCGCTGGACGAGCCTTATGACGTCATCGAGGTGGAGCCGGCGGAGCGCCTGGAGATACGAATAGTGGGCAAGGGCGCGGGGTCCATACCCCTCGACCCGGAAAAGAACACTGCCGGCCTCGTGGCGAAGGCCATGGGAAGGGACGTGCTGATCACCATCCACAGCAACATCCGGCCTTCGGGGGGGCTGGGGAGCAGCGCTGCTCCGGCGGCCGGTACTGCTTTTGCCATTAACGAGCTTTTTTCGCTGGGCTATACCAGGGAGGGGCTGGTCCCCATCGCGGCGAAGGGCGAAGTGGCGGCCGCGGGCGTGGCGCACGCGGACAACGTGGGCCCGTGTATCATGGGCGGCCTGACTATCGTGTGCGGCGACCACGCGAAGAGCGTGGCCATGCCGGACGTAAGCGTGGTCGCGATACTGCCCGACATAGAGGTGAGCACGAAGGCGGCCCGGGAGCTGCTTCCGGCCTGCGTGCCCCTGAGGGAGATGGTGCTGAACGTGGGCAAGGCCTGCATGCTGGTGGCGGGTGCCTCCTCTAAAGACCCCGCGATGATCGGCCGCTCGCTGATGGGCTCATTCAACGAAAAATACCGGTCTCCGCTCATAAAAGGCTATGAGGATGTCAGGGCCGGGGCGCTAAGCCAGGGCGCATACGGGGTCGCCATCAGCGGCTCGGGGCCCACGATGATCGCCCTCTGCCCCGGGGAACGATCGAAACATGTCGAAAAGGCCATGATCGGGCAATTCGGCAAGCACGGCATTTCCTGCGAGTCCTTCATTACGAGGGTGGGCCAGGGAGTGCAAATTATTTAAGCGAAGAATATCTAGAAGGATAGAATATCATGGCGGAGGACAGGAACTACTTAACCGTGGCTGCCCTGGTTGTCGTAGGGCTGGTCGTGCTCATCGCGGTCGCGGGAGCGGCCTATTTATTGTTCACGTCCCTCGTCGGCGTGCCCACGCCGACCCCGACCCCGACGCCGGAGCCCGTGATGACTCCCACGCCCTATGCGATCATACCCTCTGGGCCTGTTACGGTAACGGCAACACCATCGGGCGCTACGCCCCTGCCGACGGCCGTCCAGCCAGTCGTAAAGTCTTCCAGCCTTGTGGGCTACGGCACCGATAAGGACGTGTACAAGCGAGGTGACACGGCCATCGCCTACATGGTCATCAAGAACACGGGAACAGTACCTATCGATGAGGCCACGCTGAACATCAAGGTAGAAAGGTATGTCTCCATCGTGGGTTACGTGAACGTGCAGAGCCCGACCACGACGCTGACCGGCCTTAACATCAAGCCCGGTGAGACGAAGAGGGCGGAATATCTCATCACCATACCCGGCGACTACGAGGGCGTATCCACGGCCGGCAAGTACCGGTTCACCATAGAGGTCATCGTCTGGGGCAACAATATCGGCAGCTTCCAGAAAGAGGTTACCGTACAGTAAGCTCTTCCATATTATTCTTTTGGCGTGCGACCGGCATATAATATATTAGTATGTCCCTGCGATAAGAGCCCGGTAAATGGTGTTTAAACGGCATTATTTTTCGGGTATAAATAATAGGCCGCGGCCATATACTGGCATGGGGTGTATAATGGTGAGAAGCGTTTTTAAGCTGATGCTGGCGTTCGGGCTTATCGCGGCCGGCGCCATGATGATCGTGTCGGGCGTGCAGGGAGCATCCGGCGCCGCCCCGGTAAATGTGTCGCAGACGGGCCCGGTCGCCGTCAGTGCCACGACGACCGCATTGCCTCCGGGAGCGGCCGGCTCTGAGGTCGTAGGTTATGGCACAGACAAGGATACCTATAACCGGGGAGACACGGCGAAAGGATATATCGAGCTAAAGAACACGGGCAACTCCGTCATAAACGACGCCACGATCCGGGTCACGGCGTCGAGGAACGTGCCGGCGCTGGGCACTGTGTCGCTGGGAACGAAGGACTTCAAGCTCACGGGATTGGGCATTAAGCCAGGAGAGATGAAGAAGGCCCAGTTCTCGGTCGATATTCCAAAAGAGTATAGTGGGTTCTCCACCGCGGGCGATTATACGATCAGCGGCAAGGTGCTGGTGAACGGTAAGGAGGTAGGCGCCTTCAGTAAGAAGGTCAAAGTCGTATAACATCTTTTCAATTTTTTGTACCGGCCTTTTATCGTCAGGTCATTATTATAAACATGCCTGTGGTCCATTTCATGGTGATCTTTTTGGGGGAGACTGTCGTCATCGCGCCCACGACCCGTAATGAGGGGCATGGCAAGTTCGTGCTGGACGTCGACGAGGAAGGGATCGTGAAGAAGGGGAACTTTTTAAGCATGGTCACGGTGAGAGGCTTCGAGAAATTTCTTGTCGGCAGGGGAATGGAGTTCGCGCCCGTGGCCACGAGCCGTTTTTGCGGCCTGTGCCCTCCGACGCATGCGACGGCGTCCTCCGAGGCGGTAGAGCGCTCCATCGGCCTGAGCCCTCCGCGTCACGGGCTGCTGCTGAGAGAGCTCTGTAACATCGGCAACCATCTTCACGATCACCCGCTTCAGCAGGTGCTCATACTCCCGGATTTTGTCAAGGACCCCGAAAAATATAGGGAAGCGCTGGCCCGCATCCAGAAGATGCGCCGCATAGGCCAGTACATCTGTAATGTCGTGGGCGGCGAGGCCATTCACTCGCCGTACATCCGGGTGGGCGGCATGTACACGAACATCAGCGAGGCGGCCAGGCATAAGCTCACGGCGATGCTGGAGGAGTTTACGCAGTATCACGAGGCACAGAGCCGCTTCATGGAGGAGGCGTTCAGCGCCGCCGGCGTTCCCCCGGGACTGGGCGTGAACGACGTGGACATGATGGCCACGGACCTCATCTATGGCCGGTCAGATGTGTTCGAGGAGAAATATTTCCCCTATTATTCTGAGCTATTGCCTGCCAACTATTACGGGAAGGAGATCGGCGTGGAGGCCTGCACCCGTATCCCCCTGCTCCGTGGCAAGATCGTGGAAGTAGGCCCTGTAGCCCGTTTATGGAAGTATAAGGGCTGGAGAGAGAAGGGGACGATGGCCCTGAACCGGGCGAGGCTGACGGAGATCTCGCTCAGGATAGAGCGAGGGCTGGAGATCCTTCGGGAGCTGAATACGCGGGCGCATACTCTGAACAGGCCTGTTTCTTATGGCATTGGGCGTCTGGGGATAGGTGTTAACGAGGCGCCCAGGGGCACGAATGTCCATATTACTCGTGTCGAGGACGGCCGGATCACCTATTATAAGGCCATGCCGGCGACCATGTGGAACATATCGACCATCGGGAAGTCCACGGAGGGATTCCACTATAAGTGGGCACAGTGGGTCATGCGGTCGTACGACCCCTGCATTTCCTGCGCCACCCACATGATCGTCATGCACG encodes:
- a CDS encoding homoserine kinase, which codes for MERVRVRASATSANLGAGFDVLGLALDEPYDVIEVEPAERLEIRIVGKGAGSIPLDPEKNTAGLVAKAMGRDVLITIHSNIRPSGGLGSSAAPAAGTAFAINELFSLGYTREGLVPIAAKGEVAAAGVAHADNVGPCIMGGLTIVCGDHAKSVAMPDVSVVAILPDIEVSTKAARELLPACVPLREMVLNVGKACMLVAGASSKDPAMIGRSLMGSFNEKYRSPLIKGYEDVRAGALSQGAYGVAISGSGPTMIALCPGERSKHVEKAMIGQFGKHGISCESFITRVGQGVQII
- the frhA gene encoding coenzyme F420 hydrogenase subunit alpha, translating into MPVVHFMVIFLGETVVIAPTTRNEGHGKFVLDVDEEGIVKKGNFLSMVTVRGFEKFLVGRGMEFAPVATSRFCGLCPPTHATASSEAVERSIGLSPPRHGLLLRELCNIGNHLHDHPLQQVLILPDFVKDPEKYREALARIQKMRRIGQYICNVVGGEAIHSPYIRVGGMYTNISEAARHKLTAMLEEFTQYHEAQSRFMEEAFSAAGVPPGLGVNDVDMMATDLIYGRSDVFEEKYFPYYSELLPANYYGKEIGVEACTRIPLLRGKIVEVGPVARLWKYKGWREKGTMALNRARLTEISLRIERGLEILRELNTRAHTLNRPVSYGIGRLGIGVNEAPRGTNVHITRVEDGRITYYKAMPATMWNISTIGKSTEGFHYKWAQWVMRSYDPCISCATHMIVMHEGRVVEERFI
- a CDS encoding cofactor-independent phosphoglycerate mutase — protein: MKYAVILGDGMSDYPVEELDNNTPLMSARKPHMDFMAMNARHYGLCQTTVESLPAGSDVANLAVLGYDPARYYNGRGPLEAMSMGIKLRPDDVAFRCNLITVRDGLIADYSAGHVTSGEASELIRYVDREMGSNGTRFYPGISYRHLMVLDGKGAGAVCDAPHDFTGEPVESHLPRGAEHERLIEMIKRSWELLGEHPINKKRVREGKNPANSIWPWGQGRAPAMPKFMEKYGLKGSVISAVDLIKGLGVSAGLEVIEVPGATGYFDTDYRAKARYALESLEKNDFVFIHVEAPDEAGHEGMVREKVKAIEDLDSKVVGPMLEGMRKFGDFRLMVCPDHPTPLSIKTHARDPVPYIIYDSGRTGKPAEAYDEKTMKDGLFIKDGYRLMDLFINDRL